The Saprospiraceae bacterium genome includes a window with the following:
- a CDS encoding T9SS type A sorting domain-containing protein has product MRIDELNVNFNRFAFPRTLLQKLSSGSNNLKDGKIKGLSLLCFVFLSFTFITHTYTQPATPVGFVANPSGGPGEVFLACGPNNVGVNDVVYRLFYSPTATAPADPLTATQYIFGSIPGDGGGTAAFGFNITGLTPGTPYTFWLYQYNTVSMQYSTTGATATQTSGAGGPPPTPVGFVANPSGGAGQVFLACGPNNVGANNIVYRLFYSPTATAPADPLAATQYIFGTTAGDGNGTNAFGFNITGLTPSTGYTFWLYQYNSVSMEYSAVPAMATQTSGAAAPISGPTNNAPNPTCPAPNVISIYGGSYTNIATNYDPNWGQSGHTLVNPNFNPGTGNLVLAYPNFNYQGTLLTPTNASAMEYLHFDVWTTANPATTTLQVSPINQGTGPVEVLVTVPFVSGTWTSVVIPKSAFAGMTWDNVFQLKFAANGPGSIVPVDIYLDNIYFSNCAPTAPTTNAPDPTCPASDVISIYGESYTSIATNYDPNWGQSGHTLVNPNFNPGTGNLVLAYPNFNYQGTLLTPTNAAAMEYLHFDVWTAANPATTILQVSPINQGTGPAEVLVTVPYNSGEWTKVVLPKSAFAGMTWDNIFQMKFAANGPGSIVPVDIYLDNIYFSTAACGPSNVACTGTVTNAAQGTFINGFTYEFITDGNDVTVNVELLDMQQGLIAFIQTMNPNFAEFPMTNTGGQNFSRTFTNQTQGDPFNFAIKFAWAAGGLAVSEPLNFEVGDCQINPPVECSGTSTTAVQGSFTNGFNYEFITDGNDVTVNVELLDIQPGLVAFIQTMNPNFAEFPMTNTGGQNFSRTFTNQTQGAPFNFAIKFAWAAGGLAVSDVLSFTVGDCPPTVPTAPTTNLPNPICAAANVINIYGGAYPTNIATNYNPNWGQSGFCCVNPAFDPGTGNVVLAYPMFNYQGTELITTDASTMQFLNFDVWTNANPGTTILQVSPINGNSPTATGPAEVLVTVPYTSGGWTRVSIPKSTFTGMTWNSVFQLKFAANGPGSVVPVDIYLDNIYFSNCAPTSPTTNLPNPTCAAANVINIYSGAYPTNIATNYNPNWGQSGFCCVNPDFNPGSGNLVLAYPMFNYQGTELVTTNASSMQYLNFDVWTNANPGTTILQVSPINGNSPTATGPAEVLVTVPYTSGGWTRVSIPKSAFTGMTWNSVFQLKFAANGPGSTVPVDIYLDNIYFSTCAPAEPSFAAPTPTCAPANVISMFSNVYPNVPVDTWRTPWSSAMLNDIQIAGNDTKLYTNLDFVGIETVGPNMMNLSNMTFMHLDIWTPNMTTVRVKLVDFGTNGVFGGGDDSEHEVILNCNTLSAWNSFHIPLSGFTGLKSRMRIAQMIISGLPAGQGTLYVDNVYFTTCAATTPTVIAATISITETSGVANNDGIICQGATATLTASGGGTYLWSTGAVTPSIAVTTAGNYIVTVTNASGCSSTVTQAITVTPLPTVTITATENSGTTNNDGIICAGSSVTLTASGGTTYLWSTGATTAAIVLTPATTTTYTVTVTNSNACTAISSRTVTVNPLPIASIAVTETSGTTNNDGTICFGAGSVLTASGGNTYLWSTGASTAAITVNPGTTSTYTVTVTNSATGCSAITSRSIIVNQLPVVSFTSSSAALCVGGMRQLTGNPIGGTFMVTNGPGSVLNGLLTVTGVGVVSLSYTFTDVNGCSAIATQSITVNAVPVITVQPVDAASCSGGNVTFSVTATLAAGTLQYQWQQLINGTWTNITGATAASYTVMNVTEAMNNTRYRVIITNGLNTACSVTSNVAILGVHIPGAMTCNNHVNVSLDENCGFSAFSDFFIEGPNSEMFYEVILRTSTGQIVPQSQVRNFLGQILTVTVRDICSGNNCWGTVKFEDKFAPILDCPCTSAPPNVSAFREIARTNDKIYYRSNGTFSWQNAYAHSLSIGGQMVAINSAAENALIKAGMDANYPAGWRVWIGLTDNEAYGGTEANTSPTNGWVWVNGDPVTYTNWGAGEPNGINPGEDYVEMFASGVWNDNTNTSFIQGYILEVDNCSYTCADINRVINSTLITNNPNLLTADACGPVTGTFSDELTGDDCDGQQIVRSWVVTDGSGNTAECQQIFTFRRLTLADVLSPAAVVDLTCKDATDPASIAAKLGVGAAYPTVLVGGIATAVNNQICNIYTTYSDSEIGACGLHCHGNKKVIRTWTLVDWCLTSVQTRTQVIKAVDDEAPTAILKDTIVSTRPWDCTADFFVPNPWELHDDCDINPTWTVKGPVGVTIVPAVQVVNGVSGPHPLYKWRAVGAPKGVHDFKYTFVDCCGNERIIISKVTVEDKTPPTPVAKRDVVIGLVPGYDANGVQDGQAKLFAESIDNGSHDNCSGVRLEVRRPLGPACGNDGLVVNPQTGLRHNNNRTFSNRVNLPNYSPNDTDNGEFVKFCCEDLDAIVVDANGDGLIDELDRGFHEVILRVWDDGNMNGIIGDAGDNWNETWAFVKVESKVPPVITCPADATIHCDWAIETRTASTPVTGIDFTKTGLPTAYGVCSNPTITFQDQLQLNQCGIGIINRTFTIVEGGTTRQCVQRITVAASTSQQEWVVTPPSASVPEVGCDGPTEAQIKSNQPTWVNGPCDVIGVSHKVWEFEFEDGVCKKWVVEYKLVNWCDNEERGPYTKMFVYKDVVPPTFENCRDTMFAVDQNCELRGLTLTKRANDTGGCIDNGWIKWVVIVDLWADGTPDYEWSSFLPVGNDVNNAQTGNFAAIQDNNGNGIKDIYVAPTANGGVVSITIPEPIVGKMSNHKVTWKATDGCHNYVTCHEDFMVADKKPPTPVCVPLSTALMADPDGDGPAGPMVELWAIDFNVKSYDNCTPEEDLLYTFDNVAPQVTDKVVFNRLINIDIPHYFDNTGGLLRFPADLTNGQQKAIVDKYLRGEENTTGNGVIQLWNPATRSSAKVWTDVVLEPGTNKGEAQVMMSVWDKKFNVDFCWTNLKLICNTCDGGTTGSRVSGTVMTETGQTVNQVGVVFEVNHPEYPKTIMTGTNGVYGLVLDNGMNLGVKANKGGDYLNGVSTLDLVLIQRHILGLQPLNSAYKMIAADATNDGKVTAADLTELRKLILGITNELPNNASWRFPISAQGMDIENPWPFVEQITINNIFQDMPDQNFVAVKIGDVNGSASAGINNPALESRSAKSVQFTAVDRTVAAGEVVTVAISGSDFANVYGYQFTMNLKGASFVEVGSGAVEMTAANVGVLATDVVTMSYASSEGVTVNNDETLFTVVLRAEKAGKLSEMITLGSEVTKAEAYAGADLQVSNVTLNMRTEGALADAAALFQNEPNPFRGQTTVSYYLPEAASTVITVYDVTGRVITVRKADAAKGMNSEVFNKEQIGVSGVLYYKLESGDFAATKKMIVIE; this is encoded by the coding sequence ATGAGAATAGATGAACTTAATGTGAATTTTAATCGATTTGCATTCCCCCGAACATTACTTCAAAAGCTAAGTAGCGGAAGTAATAATTTAAAAGATGGTAAAATTAAAGGACTATCACTTTTATGCTTTGTTTTTCTCAGTTTCACATTTATTACACACACATACACTCAGCCGGCAACACCTGTCGGGTTTGTAGCAAACCCAAGCGGAGGTCCGGGAGAAGTGTTCTTGGCGTGTGGCCCAAATAATGTTGGAGTAAACGACGTAGTCTATAGATTATTTTATTCCCCCACAGCCACCGCTCCTGCAGACCCTTTGACTGCAACACAATATATCTTTGGAAGTATTCCCGGCGATGGAGGTGGTACGGCTGCCTTTGGATTTAATATAACAGGATTAACACCCGGGACACCATACACTTTCTGGTTGTATCAATACAACACAGTATCAATGCAATATTCTACAACTGGCGCCACTGCGACCCAAACATCCGGAGCAGGTGGTCCACCACCAACTCCGGTAGGATTTGTAGCGAATCCAAGTGGTGGTGCAGGTCAGGTGTTTTTGGCATGTGGTCCGAATAATGTCGGGGCAAACAACATAGTTTACAGATTATTTTATTCTCCAACGGCAACCGCTCCTGCAGATCCTTTAGCAGCAACACAGTACATATTTGGAACCACAGCAGGTGATGGAAATGGAACGAACGCATTTGGATTTAATATAACTGGTTTGACTCCATCTACAGGATATACTTTCTGGTTGTACCAATATAATTCGGTCAGTATGGAGTATTCTGCGGTACCTGCAATGGCAACTCAAACGTCCGGGGCAGCAGCTCCAATTAGTGGTCCTACCAATAATGCTCCTAATCCTACATGCCCTGCGCCAAATGTAATTTCCATTTATGGAGGATCATATACCAATATTGCTACAAATTATGACCCGAATTGGGGTCAAAGCGGACATACATTGGTTAATCCAAACTTTAATCCGGGTACCGGAAATCTTGTATTAGCATATCCAAATTTCAACTATCAAGGTACATTATTGACGCCTACCAATGCTTCTGCAATGGAATATCTTCATTTCGATGTTTGGACTACAGCAAATCCTGCAACAACAACACTACAAGTTAGCCCCATAAATCAAGGAACCGGACCTGTAGAAGTGTTGGTTACAGTACCATTTGTTTCAGGAACCTGGACTAGTGTGGTTATACCTAAAAGCGCATTTGCAGGTATGACATGGGATAACGTCTTTCAATTAAAATTTGCAGCCAATGGTCCGGGAAGTATCGTTCCTGTTGACATTTATCTGGATAATATCTATTTTTCAAATTGTGCACCTACTGCACCAACTACAAATGCACCGGATCCGACTTGTCCTGCTAGTGATGTCATTTCTATTTATGGAGAATCGTACACCAGTATTGCAACAAATTATGATCCGAATTGGGGACAAAGCGGGCATACATTAGTTAATCCAAACTTTAACCCTGGAACCGGAAATCTTGTACTAGCATATCCGAATTTCAACTATCAGGGTACTTTATTGACTCCAACCAATGCTGCTGCAATGGAATATCTTCATTTTGATGTTTGGACTGCGGCAAATCCTGCCACAACCATTTTACAAGTGAGTCCTATAAATCAGGGAACAGGACCCGCAGAAGTACTAGTTACCGTGCCTTATAATTCCGGAGAATGGACAAAAGTAGTTTTGCCTAAAAGCGCATTTGCGGGAATGACCTGGGATAATATATTTCAAATGAAATTTGCAGCTAACGGACCGGGTAGTATAGTTCCTGTTGATATATATTTAGACAATATTTATTTTTCAACTGCTGCTTGCGGGCCAAGCAACGTAGCTTGTACCGGAACAGTGACAAATGCAGCGCAAGGGACTTTTATAAATGGATTTACTTATGAATTTATTACAGACGGAAATGATGTGACAGTTAATGTTGAATTGTTGGATATGCAACAGGGTTTAATTGCATTTATTCAAACAATGAATCCGAATTTTGCAGAATTTCCTATGACTAATACAGGAGGACAGAATTTTTCAAGAACATTTACAAATCAAACACAAGGAGATCCTTTCAATTTTGCTATAAAATTTGCCTGGGCTGCAGGAGGACTGGCTGTTTCAGAACCGTTGAATTTTGAAGTTGGAGATTGTCAGATAAACCCTCCCGTTGAATGTTCAGGAACATCCACAACTGCTGTACAGGGTTCTTTCACAAATGGGTTTAATTATGAATTCATAACAGATGGTAACGATGTGACAGTTAATGTGGAATTATTGGATATACAACCGGGGTTAGTAGCTTTTATTCAGACAATGAATCCGAATTTTGCTGAATTTCCTATGACTAATACAGGTGGACAGAATTTTAGCAGAACATTCACAAATCAAACGCAGGGCGCCCCTTTTAATTTTGCAATTAAATTTGCCTGGGCAGCAGGAGGGCTCGCGGTTTCTGATGTGCTTAGTTTTACAGTGGGTGATTGTCCTCCTACAGTGCCTACTGCACCTACAACAAATCTACCAAATCCGATATGTGCTGCTGCTAATGTTATCAATATTTACGGTGGAGCATATCCTACGAATATTGCGACCAACTATAATCCCAATTGGGGACAATCAGGTTTTTGTTGCGTAAATCCGGCATTTGACCCTGGTACAGGAAATGTTGTATTGGCTTACCCTATGTTCAATTATCAAGGTACCGAATTAATAACTACGGATGCATCTACCATGCAATTTCTTAATTTCGATGTATGGACCAATGCAAATCCCGGAACAACTATATTACAAGTTAGTCCAATCAATGGTAATTCACCAACTGCAACCGGACCGGCAGAAGTATTGGTAACGGTTCCATACACCTCAGGTGGTTGGACGAGGGTTAGTATACCTAAGAGTACATTTACAGGAATGACGTGGAATAGTGTATTTCAATTAAAATTTGCTGCCAATGGACCCGGTAGTGTTGTTCCAGTTGATATTTATTTGGATAATATTTACTTTTCAAATTGTGCACCTACATCACCTACAACAAACTTACCTAATCCGACATGCGCTGCTGCCAATGTTATTAATATTTATAGTGGAGCATATCCTACAAATATTGCGACCAACTATAATCCCAATTGGGGACAATCAGGTTTTTGTTGTGTAAACCCCGATTTTAATCCTGGCTCAGGAAACCTTGTCTTAGCTTATCCTATGTTTAATTATCAAGGTACTGAATTAGTGACAACAAATGCATCTTCCATGCAATATCTTAATTTTGATGTATGGACCAATGCAAATCCCGGAACAACTATATTACAAGTTAGTCCAATCAATGGTAATTCACCAACTGCAACCGGACCTGCAGAAGTATTGGTAACAGTTCCATATACTTCAGGTGGCTGGACGAGGGTTAGTATACCCAAGAGTGCTTTTACAGGAATGACCTGGAACAGTGTATTTCAATTAAAATTTGCAGCTAATGGACCTGGTAGCACCGTCCCCGTAGATATTTACCTGGATAATATTTATTTCTCTACGTGTGCTCCAGCGGAACCAAGTTTCGCTGCACCTACACCTACCTGTGCACCAGCGAATGTGATATCTATGTTTAGCAATGTTTACCCAAATGTGCCGGTTGACACCTGGAGAACACCTTGGTCTTCAGCTATGTTGAATGATATACAGATAGCAGGAAATGATACAAAATTATACACTAATCTGGATTTTGTAGGAATTGAAACGGTAGGACCAAATATGATGAATTTGTCTAATATGACCTTCATGCATTTAGATATCTGGACACCAAATATGACTACTGTGAGAGTGAAACTTGTCGATTTTGGAACCAATGGCGTATTCGGTGGGGGAGATGATAGTGAACATGAAGTTATTTTAAATTGTAATACATTATCAGCATGGAATTCTTTCCATATTCCGCTAAGTGGTTTCACTGGTCTGAAATCGAGAATGCGTATTGCACAAATGATAATATCAGGATTACCTGCCGGACAAGGAACATTATATGTGGATAACGTATATTTCACTACTTGTGCAGCAACAACGCCTACCGTTATAGCTGCTACTATTTCAATTACAGAAACTTCAGGAGTAGCTAATAATGATGGAATTATTTGTCAGGGAGCCACTGCAACTTTAACAGCCAGTGGCGGTGGAACATATCTGTGGAGTACAGGAGCTGTAACACCATCCATTGCAGTAACAACCGCAGGAAATTATATTGTTACTGTTACTAACGCAAGCGGTTGCAGCAGCACCGTAACTCAAGCAATTACTGTGACACCATTGCCTACCGTTACAATTACGGCAACTGAAAACTCAGGCACGACCAACAATGATGGAATAATTTGTGCTGGTTCATCTGTTACATTAACAGCTTCCGGAGGAACAACCTACTTATGGAGTACCGGAGCTACAACTGCTGCTATTGTTTTGACACCTGCAACAACAACCACGTACACAGTTACGGTTACGAATTCGAATGCATGTACAGCTATTTCCAGTCGTACAGTTACGGTGAACCCACTACCAATAGCTTCAATTGCCGTCACAGAGACATCCGGTACAACCAATAATGATGGAACAATATGTTTTGGTGCCGGATCTGTTCTGACAGCAAGCGGAGGAAATACATATTTATGGAGTACTGGAGCATCAACTGCTGCAATTACTGTAAATCCAGGTACTACATCAACTTATACTGTGACAGTGACAAATTCAGCAACCGGCTGTTCAGCAATTACCTCAAGATCAATTATCGTAAATCAGTTGCCTGTGGTTAGCTTTACCAGTAGTAGTGCTGCTCTTTGTGTTGGTGGAATGAGACAATTAACGGGCAATCCTATTGGAGGCACATTTATGGTCACTAATGGTCCGGGTTCAGTATTGAATGGGTTATTAACTGTTACCGGGGTTGGTGTGGTGAGTTTAAGTTATACATTTACTGATGTGAACGGTTGTTCAGCTATTGCTACCCAAAGTATCACCGTCAACGCCGTTCCCGTCATCACCGTTCAACCGGTTGATGCAGCGAGTTGTTCTGGTGGCAATGTGACATTCAGTGTGACTGCTACTTTGGCAGCAGGTACATTGCAATATCAGTGGCAACAACTGATCAATGGTACATGGACAAATATCACAGGTGCTACAGCAGCCAGTTATACAGTAATGAATGTCACCGAAGCGATGAATAATACCCGTTACCGTGTAATCATCACCAACGGTCTGAACACAGCATGTTCAGTAACCAGTAATGTAGCCATCCTTGGCGTACACATCCCAGGAGCGATGACATGTAACAATCACGTGAATGTAAGCCTGGATGAGAATTGCGGCTTCAGTGCATTTAGCGACTTCTTCATTGAAGGGCCGAATTCAGAGATGTTTTATGAAGTGATATTAAGAACATCGACGGGTCAGATAGTACCACAAAGTCAGGTGAGAAACTTCCTGGGTCAGATATTGACAGTTACGGTAAGAGATATCTGTAGTGGTAACAATTGTTGGGGAACAGTGAAATTTGAGGATAAATTTGCACCGATACTGGATTGCCCATGTACATCAGCACCACCGAATGTGAGTGCATTCAGAGAGATAGCGAGGACAAATGATAAGATTTACTATCGCTCTAATGGAACATTCAGTTGGCAGAATGCCTATGCACATTCACTTTCGATAGGTGGTCAAATGGTAGCGATCAATAGCGCAGCAGAGAATGCATTGATCAAGGCAGGTATGGACGCCAATTATCCTGCAGGCTGGAGAGTATGGATCGGGCTTACGGATAACGAAGCATATGGAGGAACAGAAGCGAACACGAGCCCAACCAACGGTTGGGTTTGGGTGAACGGCGATCCGGTGACTTACACAAACTGGGGCGCAGGGGAGCCGAATGGCATAAATCCGGGAGAGGATTATGTGGAGATGTTTGCGAGTGGTGTATGGAATGATAATACCAATACAAGTTTTATACAAGGATATATACTGGAGGTAGATAATTGTAGTTATACCTGTGCAGATATCAACAGAGTAATAAATTCTACATTGATAACGAATAATCCAAATTTACTGACAGCAGATGCATGTGGCCCGGTTACGGGAACATTTTCAGATGAGTTGACAGGGGATGATTGTGACGGTCAGCAAATTGTGAGAAGCTGGGTGGTGACAGACGGAAGTGGAAATACAGCTGAATGTCAGCAGATATTTACATTCCGAAGATTGACCTTGGCAGATGTATTATCACCGGCAGCAGTTGTAGATCTGACATGCAAAGATGCAACAGATCCTGCGAGCATCGCTGCAAAACTGGGTGTAGGAGCAGCATATCCGACTGTATTGGTAGGCGGAATAGCTACCGCAGTCAACAATCAGATATGCAATATCTATACAACCTATTCGGATTCAGAGATTGGAGCATGTGGCTTACATTGTCACGGAAATAAGAAAGTGATCAGAACATGGACATTGGTGGACTGGTGTCTGACGAGTGTTCAGACCAGGACACAGGTAATCAAAGCAGTAGACGACGAGGCACCGACAGCTATTTTAAAAGATACAATTGTAAGCACAAGACCATGGGATTGTACAGCGGACTTCTTTGTACCAAACCCTTGGGAACTGCATGATGATTGTGATATCAATCCTACCTGGACAGTAAAAGGACCTGTTGGCGTTACGATAGTACCTGCTGTACAGGTGGTGAACGGAGTATCCGGTCCACACCCATTGTACAAGTGGAGAGCAGTAGGAGCACCAAAAGGAGTACATGATTTTAAATATACATTTGTTGACTGTTGTGGAAATGAGAGAATCATTATCAGTAAAGTAACAGTTGAAGACAAAACACCACCAACGCCGGTAGCGAAGAGAGATGTAGTGATCGGATTAGTACCGGGATATGATGCAAATGGCGTACAGGATGGACAAGCAAAATTATTTGCAGAGAGTATTGATAATGGATCACATGACAACTGCTCAGGCGTGAGATTGGAAGTTAGAAGACCATTAGGACCTGCCTGTGGCAATGACGGATTAGTTGTTAACCCACAGACAGGATTGAGACACAACAATAACAGAACCTTCAGCAACAGAGTAAATTTACCAAACTATAGTCCGAATGATACGGACAACGGAGAGTTTGTAAAATTCTGTTGTGAGGATTTAGATGCAATCGTAGTAGATGCAAACGGAGATGGTTTAATAGATGAACTTGACCGTGGCTTCCACGAAGTGATTTTAAGAGTATGGGATGATGGAAACATGAACGGAATCATTGGTGATGCAGGTGACAACTGGAATGAGACATGGGCATTTGTGAAGGTAGAAAGTAAAGTGCCACCGGTAATTACTTGTCCTGCTGATGCGACTATCCATTGTGACTGGGCAATCGAAACCAGAACGGCTTCTACACCAGTAACAGGAATAGATTTCACGAAGACAGGATTACCCACAGCTTATGGAGTATGTAGCAATCCTACCATTACCTTCCAGGATCAATTGCAATTGAATCAGTGTGGAATCGGTATCATCAACAGAACATTTACAATAGTAGAAGGCGGTACTACAAGACAATGTGTACAGAGAATCACAGTTGCAGCGAGTACAAGTCAGCAAGAGTGGGTAGTGACTCCACCATCTGCAAGTGTGCCGGAAGTTGGTTGTGATGGACCTACAGAAGCACAGATCAAATCCAACCAACCTACATGGGTTAATGGACCTTGTGATGTGATTGGAGTGAGTCATAAAGTATGGGAGTTTGAATTCGAAGACGGAGTATGTAAGAAGTGGGTAGTAGAATACAAATTGGTCAACTGGTGTGACAATGAAGAGAGAGGACCATATACAAAAATGTTTGTGTACAAAGACGTAGTACCACCGACATTTGAGAATTGCAGAGATACCATGTTTGCAGTAGATCAGAATTGTGAGTTGAGAGGATTGACATTGACGAAGAGAGCAAATGATACAGGTGGTTGTATAGACAACGGATGGATCAAGTGGGTAGTAATTGTTGACCTATGGGCAGACGGAACACCTGATTATGAGTGGAGTAGCTTCTTACCGGTAGGTAATGATGTTAACAATGCTCAGACAGGAAACTTTGCAGCTATTCAGGATAACAATGGTAATGGAATCAAAGATATCTATGTAGCACCTACGGCAAACGGAGGAGTAGTAAGTATCACTATACCAGAGCCGATTGTAGGAAAGATGAGCAATCACAAAGTAACGTGGAAGGCAACAGACGGCTGTCATAATTATGTGACCTGTCATGAAGACTTCATGGTAGCAGACAAGAAGCCACCAACACCGGTATGTGTTCCATTGAGTACAGCCTTGATGGCAGATCCTGATGGAGATGGTCCGGCCGGACCAATGGTAGAACTTTGGGCGATTGATTTCAACGTGAAGTCTTACGACAACTGCACACCTGAAGAAGATTTGTTGTACACATTTGATAATGTAGCACCACAGGTAACAGATAAGGTAGTATTCAACAGATTGATCAATATCGACATCCCGCATTATTTTGATAACACGGGTGGATTATTGAGATTCCCTGCTGATCTTACAAATGGACAACAAAAAGCGATCGTAGACAAATATCTGAGAGGAGAAGAGAATACGACCGGAAATGGAGTGATCCAATTGTGGAATCCTGCGACAAGAAGTTCAGCGAAAGTATGGACAGACGTAGTGTTAGAGCCGGGAACAAACAAAGGAGAAGCACAAGTGATGATGAGTGTGTGGGATAAGAAATTCAATGTTGACTTCTGCTGGACAAATCTGAAACTAATCTGTAACACTTGTGACGGAGGTACGACAGGATCAAGAGTATCCGGAACAGTGATGACAGAGACAGGTCAGACTGTAAATCAGGTAGGTGTTGTATTTGAAGTAAATCATCCGGAATATCCAAAAACCATCATGACAGGTACGAATGGGGTTTATGGGTTGGTATTGGATAACGGTATGAATCTGGGAGTCAAAGCCAATAAGGGTGGTGACTATCTGAACGGTGTAAGCACATTGGATTTGGTGTTGATACAAAGACATATCCTGGGATTACAACCATTAAACAGCGCATACAAGATGATAGCAGCAGATGCTACGAATGATGGAAAAGTAACAGCAGCTGATTTAACGGAGCTTAGAAAACTGATCTTAGGGATTACTAATGAGTTACCAAACAATGCAAGCTGGAGATTCCCGATTAGTGCACAGGGTATGGATATTGAAAATCCATGGCCATTTGTAGAGCAAATTACGATCAACAACATATTCCAGGATATGCCTGATCAGAATTTTGTTGCTGTCAAAATTGGAGATGTAAACGGCAGTGCATCAGCTGGCATCAATAATCCTGCTTTAGAAAGCAGAAGTGCGAAATCAGTTCAGTTTACAGCAGTTGACAGAACAGTTGCAGCAGGAGAAGTTGTTACAGTAGCGATCAGCGGAAGTGATTTTGCAAATGTATATGGATACCAGTTTACAATGAATCTGAAAGGCGCAAGCTTTGTAGAAGTTGGATCAGGAGCAGTAGAAATGACAGCAGCGAATGTTGGAGTTCTTGCGACAGATGTAGTGACTATGAGTTATGCATCGAGTGAAGGAGTTACTGTAAACAATGATGAGACATTATTCACAGTAGTATTGAGAGCTGAGAAAGCAGGAAAACTGAGTGAAATGATCACATTGGGATCAGAAGTAACCAAAGCAGAAGCATATGCAGGAGCAGACCTTCAGGTGAGCAACGTAACGTTGAACATGAGAACAGAAGGAGCTTTAGCAGATGCGGCAGCATTGTTCCAGAACGAGCCAAACCCATTCAGAGGTCAGACAACTGTAAGTTACTACTTACCGGAAGCAGCAAGTACAGTAATCACTGTATATGATGTAACAGGAAGAGTAATCACAGTAAGAAAAGCGGATGCTGCCAAAGGTATGAACAGTGAAGTATTCAATAAAGAGCAGATTGGAGTATCAGGAGTCCTTTACTACAAATTGGAAAGTGGTGACTTCGCAGCTACTAAGAAGATGATAGTGATAGAATAA